One part of the Alistipes onderdonkii genome encodes these proteins:
- a CDS encoding beta-N-acetylhexosaminidase has translation MKRLIPLVVLCAALCGCGKVIPADDEVAVVPLPERVVKGQGTFLLTASTEAVLLSGDDSLACVTGALDEVLEPVFGKGLRVRHADVPLDGALNISCGAAMPADGYRLEITPGRAEIVAGSAAGAFYAVQTLRQLIPAAAYGAANVRAVELPVVTIEDKPCLGYRGMMLDVCRHFFTVDEVKEALDIMALHKLNVFHWHLTDDQGWRIEIKKYPKLTEVGSVRSRTLIGRDPGGEYDENCKFDETPYGGYYTQDEIRDIVDYAAKRFITVIPEIEFPGHAVGALASYPWLGCTGEQYEVRQTWDIDDRVFCIGKETTFEFIEGVLEEVVGLFPSEYIHIGGDECPTVMWEKCPHCKARMKAEGLRRPRQLQNYATARVEKFLNARKRRLIGWDEILEGDVTPTATIMSWRGAKGGIEAARQGNHAIMAPTTNCYLDYYQTRDTAREPLAIGGYVPVEKVYELDPYEQLTPAEQACILGVQANLWTEYIATWPHAEYMLLPRLSALAEVGWSLDRKDYAGYLHRVRRLARIYDACGYNYARHIFGE, from the coding sequence ATGAAGAGACTTATACCCCTCGTTGTCCTCTGTGCCGCCCTCTGCGGCTGCGGTAAGGTAATCCCCGCCGACGATGAAGTCGCGGTGGTGCCGCTCCCCGAACGTGTCGTGAAAGGGCAGGGAACCTTTTTGCTGACCGCTTCGACCGAAGCGGTGCTGCTGTCCGGCGACGACAGTCTGGCCTGTGTGACCGGGGCGCTCGACGAAGTGCTGGAACCGGTGTTCGGCAAAGGGTTGCGGGTGCGGCATGCCGACGTGCCCCTCGACGGGGCGCTGAATATCTCGTGCGGCGCGGCGATGCCGGCGGATGGCTACCGCCTGGAGATTACGCCCGGGCGTGCGGAGATTGTTGCCGGAAGCGCAGCCGGGGCGTTCTATGCGGTGCAGACCCTCCGCCAGCTGATCCCCGCTGCGGCTTACGGTGCGGCCAACGTGCGGGCCGTGGAGCTGCCCGTCGTGACGATCGAGGACAAACCGTGCCTGGGCTATCGGGGCATGATGCTCGACGTCTGCCGCCATTTCTTCACGGTCGACGAAGTGAAGGAGGCGCTCGACATCATGGCCCTGCATAAGCTCAACGTGTTCCACTGGCACCTTACCGACGACCAGGGGTGGCGTATCGAGATTAAGAAATACCCGAAGCTGACCGAGGTGGGTTCCGTACGCAGCCGTACGCTGATCGGCCGCGACCCGGGCGGCGAGTACGACGAAAACTGCAAGTTCGACGAAACGCCCTATGGCGGTTACTATACGCAGGACGAGATCCGCGACATCGTGGACTACGCCGCGAAGCGTTTTATCACGGTGATCCCCGAGATCGAATTCCCCGGACATGCCGTGGGTGCGCTGGCCTCCTATCCGTGGCTCGGCTGCACGGGCGAGCAATACGAGGTGCGCCAGACCTGGGACATCGACGATAGGGTGTTCTGCATCGGCAAGGAGACGACCTTCGAATTCATCGAGGGGGTGCTGGAAGAGGTCGTCGGCCTTTTCCCGTCGGAATACATCCATATCGGCGGCGACGAATGCCCGACGGTGATGTGGGAGAAGTGCCCGCATTGCAAGGCGCGCATGAAGGCCGAAGGGCTGAGGCGCCCGCGCCAGTTGCAGAACTACGCCACGGCGCGCGTCGAGAAGTTCCTGAATGCCCGCAAACGCCGCCTGATCGGCTGGGACGAGATACTCGAAGGCGATGTCACCCCGACGGCGACCATCATGTCGTGGCGCGGTGCGAAAGGGGGCATCGAAGCCGCCAGGCAGGGCAACCATGCCATCATGGCGCCGACCACGAACTGCTACCTGGATTACTACCAGACGCGAGATACGGCCCGCGAACCCCTTGCCATCGGCGGGTACGTACCCGTGGAGAAGGTCTACGAACTCGATCCTTACGAGCAGCTCACGCCTGCCGAGCAGGCTTGTATTCTGGGCGTGCAGGCCAACCTGTGGACGGAGTATATCGCGACATGGCCCCATGCCGAATATATGCTTCTGCCGCGCCTGAGCGCGCTGGCCGAAGTGGGGTGGAGCCTCGACCGGAAGGATTATGCCGGCTATCTGCACCGTGTCCGCCGCCTGGCGCGGATCTACGATGCCTGCGGGTATAATTATGCGCGGCACATTTTCGGAGAGTAG
- a CDS encoding glutamine--tRNA ligase/YqeY domain fusion protein, with translation MASETNETREKSLNFLEEIIEESIAKGETRVQTRFPPEPNGYLHIGHAKSICINFGLARKYGGKCNLRFDDTNPVKEDVEYVDSIKRDIQWLGFDWAVERYASDYFDQLYDWAIVLIKKGLAYVDDQTQEQIRENRGTVSVPGTPSPWRDRSVEENLDLFVRMKNGEFPDGAKVLRAKIDMAHPNMLFRDPIMYRIIHAEHHRTGDKWCIYPMYDYAHGQSDSIEQITHSICTLEFDVHRPLYDWFIQALEIYPSHQYEFARLNLTYTMMSKRKLLKLVQEGAVMGWDDPRMPTICALRRKGYTPASVRNFAEMVGVAKRDNVIDLGKLEYCVREDLNKIAERRMAVLNPLKVVITNYEEGKTELFTAINNPEDESAGTRQVPFSKVIYIERDDFMEEPPKKFFRLAPGGEVRLRYSYLIRCEEVIKDAAGNITELRCTYDPMSGGGSSSDGRRVKGVIHWVSAKDAVEAEIRLFNPLFTKENPDDVEEGQTWEDNLNPESMVKVTGYLEPSLRDIPIGQAVQFERVGYFCPDTDSTPEHPVFNRTVTLKDSWAKINK, from the coding sequence ATGGCAAGCGAAACAAACGAAACACGGGAGAAGTCGCTGAACTTCCTCGAAGAGATCATCGAAGAGTCGATCGCCAAGGGCGAAACGCGCGTCCAGACCCGTTTCCCGCCCGAACCGAACGGCTACCTGCATATCGGACACGCCAAGAGCATCTGCATCAACTTCGGGCTGGCACGGAAATACGGAGGCAAGTGCAACCTCCGTTTCGACGACACGAACCCCGTCAAGGAGGATGTGGAGTATGTCGATTCGATCAAGCGCGACATCCAGTGGCTCGGGTTCGACTGGGCCGTCGAACGCTATGCGTCGGACTATTTCGACCAGCTCTACGACTGGGCGATCGTACTGATTAAAAAAGGGTTGGCATACGTAGACGACCAAACGCAGGAGCAGATCCGCGAAAACCGCGGTACGGTTTCCGTACCGGGCACTCCGTCGCCGTGGCGCGACCGTTCCGTGGAGGAAAACCTCGACCTGTTCGTCCGCATGAAAAACGGCGAATTCCCCGACGGGGCCAAGGTGCTGCGCGCCAAGATCGACATGGCGCACCCCAACATGCTCTTCCGCGACCCGATCATGTACCGCATCATCCATGCCGAGCATCACCGCACGGGCGACAAGTGGTGCATCTACCCGATGTACGACTATGCCCACGGGCAGAGCGACTCGATCGAGCAGATCACCCACTCGATCTGCACGCTCGAATTCGACGTGCACCGTCCGCTCTACGACTGGTTCATCCAGGCGCTGGAGATCTACCCTTCGCACCAGTACGAATTCGCCCGGCTGAACCTCACCTACACGATGATGTCGAAGCGCAAGCTGCTCAAACTCGTGCAGGAAGGCGCCGTGATGGGCTGGGACGACCCCCGCATGCCGACGATCTGCGCACTGCGCCGCAAGGGCTATACCCCGGCCTCGGTGCGGAACTTCGCCGAGATGGTGGGCGTAGCCAAGCGCGACAACGTGATCGACCTGGGCAAGCTCGAATACTGCGTGCGCGAAGACCTGAACAAGATCGCAGAGCGCCGCATGGCAGTGCTCAACCCGCTGAAGGTGGTCATCACCAACTACGAGGAAGGCAAGACCGAGCTCTTCACGGCGATCAACAACCCCGAGGACGAATCGGCCGGCACGCGGCAGGTGCCCTTCTCGAAGGTCATCTACATCGAGCGCGACGATTTCATGGAGGAGCCGCCCAAAAAGTTCTTCCGCCTGGCACCCGGCGGCGAGGTGCGCCTGCGCTATTCGTACCTGATCAGGTGCGAGGAGGTCATCAAGGATGCCGCGGGCAACATCACCGAGCTGCGCTGCACCTACGACCCGATGTCGGGCGGAGGGTCGTCGAGCGACGGCCGCCGCGTGAAGGGTGTCATCCACTGGGTATCGGCCAAAGATGCCGTGGAGGCCGAAATCCGCTTGTTCAACCCGCTCTTCACGAAGGAGAACCCCGACGACGTGGAGGAAGGACAGACCTGGGAGGACAACCTCAACCCCGAATCCATGGTCAAGGTCACGGGCTACCTGGAGCCGTCGCTGCGCGACATACCCATAGGGCAGGCCGTGCAGTTCGAGCGCGTAGGCTACTTCTGTCCCGACACCGACTCGACACCCGAACACCCCGTGTTCAACCGCACGGTGACGCTCAAGGATTCGTGGGCGAAAATCAACAAGTAG
- a CDS encoding TIGR00341 family protein → MMNNNDTHRVKRSFSAWLGEMREFLRGRFSLDEDKAQRDEVVASISKGVVFRGVNLWVLIFATMIASLGLNVNSAAVIIGAMLISPIMGPIMGIGLSLGINDFELLKKSLRNYALMFVVAIVTSTVYFLVSPLSSNSSELLARTVPTTYDVLIALFGGLAGIVAQTRQDRTSTVIPGVAIATALIPPLCTAGFGLATGQMRFFFGAFYLFFINSVFIALATYAMVRFLKYEKKAFIDKVRERNVKRLMMVITLVTFIPSVVIGFHMVRVSLFEAAADKYVSQVFNFPHTRVIECNKRYAHRGHPSQIELLLLGEPLDDGTIENARTQMRSFGLDKAELVVRQANTTDKIDVASLQQSYLELLEEKNRRIGEMAAQLKRYRVTNVEVDDISREVGAMTTNVRAISLMKGITFDVSGTPLDTTLVCVVTPKVPSDSIDRTTLANWLRIRTKVANVKLFVEP, encoded by the coding sequence ATGATGAATAACAACGATACGCATCGGGTCAAACGCTCTTTCTCGGCATGGCTGGGGGAGATGCGCGAATTCCTCCGGGGGCGTTTCAGCCTCGATGAGGACAAGGCGCAGCGCGACGAGGTCGTGGCGTCGATTTCCAAGGGGGTGGTATTTCGCGGGGTCAACCTGTGGGTACTGATCTTTGCGACGATGATCGCGTCGCTGGGCCTGAATGTCAACTCGGCCGCCGTGATCATCGGCGCCATGCTCATCTCGCCCATCATGGGGCCGATCATGGGCATCGGCCTTTCGCTGGGTATCAACGATTTCGAACTGCTCAAAAAGTCGCTGCGCAATTATGCGCTGATGTTCGTCGTGGCGATCGTCACCTCGACGGTCTATTTCCTGGTGTCGCCCCTGTCGTCGAACAGCAGCGAGTTGCTGGCACGCACCGTGCCGACGACCTACGACGTGCTGATCGCATTGTTCGGCGGTCTGGCGGGCATCGTGGCGCAGACGCGGCAGGATCGCACGTCGACCGTGATCCCGGGCGTGGCGATCGCTACGGCGCTGATCCCGCCCCTCTGTACCGCGGGCTTCGGCCTTGCCACGGGGCAGATGCGCTTCTTCTTCGGGGCGTTCTACCTCTTTTTCATCAACTCGGTATTCATCGCCCTGGCGACCTATGCCATGGTGCGGTTCCTGAAATACGAGAAAAAGGCGTTCATCGACAAGGTGCGCGAGCGCAACGTGAAGCGGCTGATGATGGTCATCACGCTGGTGACCTTCATCCCGAGCGTCGTCATCGGGTTCCACATGGTCAGGGTGTCGCTTTTCGAAGCGGCGGCCGACAAATATGTCTCGCAGGTATTCAATTTCCCCCATACGCGCGTGATCGAGTGTAATAAGCGTTACGCGCACCGCGGGCATCCGTCGCAGATCGAACTGCTGCTCTTGGGGGAGCCGCTCGACGACGGGACGATCGAGAACGCCCGCACCCAGATGCGCAGCTTCGGGCTCGACAAGGCCGAGCTGGTCGTCCGCCAGGCGAACACCACGGACAAGATCGACGTGGCGTCGCTGCAACAGAGTTACCTCGAACTCCTGGAAGAGAAGAACAGGCGCATCGGCGAGATGGCTGCGCAGCTGAAACGCTACCGTGTCACGAATGTCGAGGTGGACGACATTTCGCGCGAGGTGGGCGCCATGACCACGAACGTCAGGGCCATATCGCTGATGAAGGGCATTACGTTCGACGTTTCGGGCACGCCGCTCGATACGACGCTCGTCTGCGTGGTCACGCCGAAAGTCCCTTCCGACTCCATCGACCGGACGACACTTGCGAACTGGCTGAGAATCCGCACCAAGGTCGCCAACGTAAAACTTTTCGTCGAACCGTAA
- a CDS encoding ROK family protein — protein MRIGVDLGGTNVRAGLVKDGRIVRLLSEPCKADRPEGEVVDHIASLIGKLITPDVARIGIGVPSVVDAARGIVYNVVGIPSWREVYLKDLLEKRFGVPVYVNNDCNCFALGVSRFGEASAYSDVVCVALGTGVGAGIVIGGELYCGHDTGAGEIGSIPYLDRDYEYYCSSRFFVGRGTTGKEAYERALAGDPAALALWHEFGGHIGRLVMMILYAYDPEAIVFGGSIAHAYGFFREAMYEQLKQFPYAKTVERLHICCSSVEHVGLLGASACE, from the coding sequence ATGAGGATTGGTGTGGATTTGGGCGGCACGAACGTGCGCGCCGGCCTGGTGAAGGATGGCCGCATCGTGCGGTTGCTCTCCGAACCCTGCAAAGCCGACCGCCCCGAAGGGGAGGTCGTGGATCATATTGCCTCGCTCATCGGGAAGCTCATCACCCCCGACGTCGCCCGCATCGGCATTGGCGTGCCGTCGGTCGTGGATGCGGCGCGCGGGATCGTCTACAATGTCGTAGGCATCCCGTCGTGGCGCGAGGTGTACCTCAAAGATCTGCTCGAAAAACGGTTCGGCGTCCCGGTATATGTCAATAACGACTGCAATTGCTTTGCTCTGGGCGTCAGCCGCTTCGGCGAGGCGAGCGCATACAGCGACGTGGTGTGCGTGGCGCTCGGCACGGGTGTCGGCGCGGGGATCGTGATCGGCGGCGAACTCTATTGCGGGCACGATACGGGCGCCGGGGAGATCGGGAGCATCCCGTACCTCGACCGCGACTACGAATACTATTGCAGCAGCCGTTTCTTCGTAGGCCGCGGCACGACGGGCAAGGAAGCCTACGAGCGTGCCCTGGCGGGCGATCCCGCGGCGCTGGCGCTGTGGCACGAATTCGGCGGGCACATCGGGCGGCTGGTGATGATGATTCTCTATGCCTACGACCCCGAAGCGATCGTTTTCGGCGGGAGCATCGCCCATGCCTACGGGTTTTTCCGGGAGGCGATGTACGAGCAACTCAAACAGTTCCCGTATGCCAAGACGGTCGAACGGCTCCATATCTGCTGTTCGTCGGTCGAACACGTGGGGCTGCTGGGGGCTTCGGCGTGCGAATAA
- a CDS encoding glycosyltransferase family 2 protein: MPIVKIVILNWNGAEHLRRFLPSVVAAAPAGVGVVVADNGSTDGSLAVLAEEFPTVAVVRLDRNYGFAGGYNRALAQVEADYYLLLNSDVETPRGWLEPILGVLEREPDVAVVSPKLVSWLDRTRFEYAGASGGFIDFLGYPFCRGRILKRVEADEGQYDDARDVFWVSGAAFCCRADVFRVLGGFDDDFFAHMEEIDLCWRMQLAGYRVRVVPGSTVYHLGGGTLTTDSPTKVFYNHRNNLAMLYKCASPVQRAVVAVVRPVLDLMAALSYLAQGRGDNFRAVFRAWRDFLRWHGSLSRKRKEIRQQCRGTVAGKVYRGSVVLRYLLGRKTFGRMM, translated from the coding sequence ATGCCAATCGTTAAAATCGTCATACTCAACTGGAACGGCGCGGAACATCTGCGCCGCTTCCTGCCGAGCGTCGTGGCCGCGGCTCCCGCCGGGGTCGGGGTCGTCGTCGCCGACAACGGTTCGACGGACGGGTCGCTGGCGGTGCTGGCGGAGGAGTTCCCGACCGTCGCCGTGGTGCGCCTCGACCGGAATTACGGTTTTGCGGGCGGTTACAACCGCGCTTTGGCGCAGGTCGAGGCGGATTATTACCTGTTGCTCAATTCCGATGTCGAGACACCCCGGGGATGGCTGGAGCCGATCCTCGGCGTCCTGGAGCGTGAGCCCGACGTGGCGGTCGTTTCGCCCAAGCTGGTTTCGTGGCTCGACCGTACGAGATTCGAGTACGCAGGGGCTTCCGGGGGCTTTATCGACTTCCTGGGCTATCCTTTTTGCCGGGGGCGTATCCTCAAGCGGGTCGAAGCCGACGAGGGGCAGTACGACGATGCCCGCGACGTATTCTGGGTCAGCGGAGCGGCTTTTTGCTGCCGTGCCGACGTGTTCCGCGTATTAGGGGGCTTCGACGACGATTTCTTCGCCCACATGGAGGAGATCGACCTCTGCTGGCGCATGCAGCTCGCGGGTTACCGCGTGCGGGTCGTGCCCGGGAGTACGGTCTACCACCTCGGCGGCGGGACGCTGACGACCGATTCCCCGACCAAGGTGTTCTACAACCATCGCAATAACCTGGCGATGCTCTACAAGTGTGCTTCTCCCGTACAGCGTGCCGTCGTGGCCGTCGTGCGCCCCGTGCTCGACCTGATGGCTGCATTGTCGTACCTGGCACAGGGGCGGGGCGATAATTTCCGTGCCGTATTCCGCGCCTGGCGCGATTTCCTCCGCTGGCACGGCAGCCTGTCGCGCAAGCGGAAGGAGATTCGGCAGCAGTGCAGGGGAACGGTCGCCGGGAAGGTTTACCGCGGTTCCGTAGTCCTGCGTTACCTTTTGGGGCGAAAGACCTTCGGGCGGATGATGTGA
- the rsmI gene encoding 16S rRNA (cytidine(1402)-2'-O)-methyltransferase, whose product MAKLYIVPTPIGNLDDITLRAVNVLREVDFILAEDTRTTSFLLRHLGIEKKLHSHHKFNEHATVKMVAGSIAAGRNAALVSDAGTPGISDPGFLLVRTCVEAGIEVETLPGATALIPALVQSGFPCDRFCFEGFLPQKKGRAKQLQALADEERTMIFYESPYRVVKCLEQFAEVFGPGRRVSVSRELTKKFEQTVRGTVAEVLEHFRTTEPKGEFVIVLAGKPKPGRETQGDGDEQKIGYDE is encoded by the coding sequence ATGGCCAAGCTCTATATCGTACCTACGCCGATCGGGAACCTCGACGATATCACGCTGCGGGCGGTCAATGTGCTGCGTGAGGTGGATTTCATCCTCGCCGAGGATACGCGTACTACGTCGTTCCTGCTCAGACACCTCGGTATCGAGAAAAAACTCCATTCGCACCACAAGTTCAACGAACACGCCACGGTCAAGATGGTGGCCGGGTCGATTGCCGCCGGACGCAATGCCGCGTTGGTTTCGGACGCCGGGACACCCGGTATCTCCGACCCGGGGTTCCTGCTCGTCAGGACTTGTGTCGAGGCCGGCATCGAGGTCGAGACCCTGCCCGGTGCCACGGCGCTCATCCCCGCCCTTGTGCAGAGCGGCTTCCCGTGCGACCGGTTTTGTTTCGAGGGGTTCCTGCCCCAGAAAAAGGGGCGGGCGAAGCAGTTGCAGGCGCTCGCCGACGAGGAGCGTACGATGATATTTTATGAATCGCCCTACCGGGTGGTGAAATGCCTCGAACAGTTTGCCGAAGTGTTCGGCCCCGGGCGCCGGGTGTCCGTATCGCGCGAACTGACCAAGAAGTTCGAGCAGACCGTGCGGGGCACTGTCGCCGAGGTGCTGGAGCATTTCCGCACGACCGAACCCAAAGGCGAATTCGTGATCGTGCTGGCCGGAAAACCCAAGCCCGGACGGGAAACGCAGGGGGACGGCGACGAACAAAAGATCGGATATGATGAATAA
- a CDS encoding lysophospholipid acyltransferase family protein, producing MKRTELNFVQKVWLESLWLGARVFAMMPYWFKYYIVENLLFFIIYYCLRYRMKVVKANLRNSFPEKSEQERAAVCRSFYRTLAEIFVDTVNMAHMGEEKGRTVLTVKGFEEHYAKVHGRDWIAMTAHFGCWEYCSYWGLYERSQMLVAVYHPLRSKVMECLYQRLRNYENSMTVAMKDSLRFYLRNRERGIEGKNLVMGLIADQNPPRRPDSHWFRFLNQDTIFFDGGEKLALRCNLPVYFVRMERLQRGRYQMSFEPIYDGVEEVAEYEITERYVRRLEAMIREHPELWMWSHRRWKHKRTNANR from the coding sequence ATGAAACGTACAGAGCTGAATTTCGTACAAAAGGTATGGTTGGAGTCCCTGTGGCTCGGGGCGCGGGTGTTTGCCATGATGCCCTACTGGTTCAAATACTACATTGTTGAAAACCTGCTCTTTTTCATCATATATTATTGCCTGCGCTACCGCATGAAGGTCGTGAAGGCCAATTTGCGGAACTCGTTCCCCGAAAAAAGCGAGCAGGAACGGGCGGCCGTCTGCCGCAGTTTTTACCGTACGCTTGCCGAGATTTTCGTCGATACGGTCAATATGGCCCACATGGGCGAGGAAAAAGGCCGTACGGTTCTCACCGTAAAAGGGTTCGAGGAACATTATGCGAAGGTGCACGGCCGCGACTGGATCGCCATGACGGCCCATTTCGGCTGCTGGGAGTATTGCTCCTACTGGGGGCTTTACGAACGCTCGCAGATGCTCGTGGCCGTTTACCACCCGCTGCGCAGCAAAGTGATGGAATGCCTTTACCAGCGCCTGCGCAACTACGAGAATTCGATGACCGTGGCGATGAAGGATTCGCTGCGCTTCTACCTGCGCAACCGGGAACGCGGCATCGAGGGCAAGAACCTCGTGATGGGGCTTATCGCCGACCAGAACCCGCCGCGCCGCCCCGACAGCCATTGGTTCCGCTTTCTCAACCAGGATACGATCTTCTTCGACGGCGGGGAGAAACTGGCGCTGCGCTGTAACCTGCCGGTCTATTTCGTCCGGATGGAGCGCTTACAGCGGGGACGTTACCAGATGTCGTTCGAACCGATCTATGACGGTGTGGAGGAGGTCGCCGAATACGAAATCACGGAACGCTACGTTAGACGTTTGGAAGCCATGATCCGCGAGCATCCCGAACTCTGGATGTGGTCGCACCGCCGCTGGAAACACAAACGCACGAATGCCAATCGTTAA
- a CDS encoding RNA methyltransferase, which translates to MRKITNEELNRPSAGEFAAMEKMPVAVVLDNVRSLQNVGAFFRTGDAFAVERIALCGITATPPNRDIHKTALGAELTVPWTYHKTTEECIARLRAEGYRVYAVEQVEGAVMLGDFRAEPGAKYALVFGNEVMGVGQQAVDMCHGAIEIPQAGTKHSINVSVSGGVVLWDFFCQIRPKR; encoded by the coding sequence ATGCGTAAAATCACCAACGAAGAGCTGAACCGGCCCTCGGCCGGGGAGTTCGCCGCGATGGAGAAAATGCCCGTCGCGGTGGTGCTCGACAACGTCCGTTCGTTGCAGAACGTAGGGGCTTTCTTCCGCACGGGGGATGCTTTCGCCGTGGAACGCATCGCCCTCTGCGGCATCACCGCGACGCCGCCCAACCGCGACATCCACAAGACGGCGCTCGGCGCCGAACTGACCGTGCCGTGGACTTATCACAAGACGACGGAGGAGTGCATCGCCCGCCTGCGCGCCGAAGGCTACCGGGTCTATGCCGTCGAGCAGGTCGAAGGCGCCGTGATGCTCGGCGACTTCCGGGCGGAGCCGGGCGCGAAATATGCGCTCGTGTTCGGCAACGAGGTGATGGGCGTAGGGCAGCAGGCCGTGGACATGTGCCACGGCGCGATCGAGATACCTCAGGCCGGGACGAAGCATTCGATCAACGTTTCGGTCTCAGGCGGTGTCGTTTTATGGGATTTTTTTTGCCAAATCCGGCCAAAGCGTTAA
- a CDS encoding metallophosphoesterase family protein: protein MKKITTLMCAVALWCSAQAQAPALHFGRDGKFRIAQFTDVHLDLGTPYRRAQAEKTIAQMRYILDAEHPDLVVFTGDVVTGKPAAQAWHRVLEPVAERNLPFCVVLGNHDAEQDLTRAEIGRIVTSYAGTLNTLGAGGELADVVLEIAGTKKPAALLYCLDSHDYSTIPSIDGYGWFTQEQVGWFRARSAAYTAANGGKPLPALAFFHIALPEYVAAWRNPDNTHVGRAAEDECPGALNPGMFAAMVECGDVMGTFVGHDHDIDYVVAEKGIALGYGRFSGDDTTYNNLRPGVRILVLTEGERGFETWIHERDGRIADHVEFRGGKVAKVGNNN from the coding sequence ATGAAAAAGATAACGACTCTTATGTGTGCCGTCGCCTTGTGGTGTTCGGCACAGGCACAGGCGCCCGCCCTGCATTTCGGCCGGGACGGCAAATTCCGGATCGCACAGTTCACCGACGTGCATCTCGACCTCGGTACGCCTTACCGCCGGGCGCAGGCGGAAAAAACCATCGCTCAGATGCGCTACATCCTCGATGCGGAGCATCCCGACCTGGTGGTCTTCACGGGCGACGTGGTGACGGGCAAGCCCGCCGCCCAAGCGTGGCACCGCGTGTTGGAGCCCGTCGCGGAACGCAACCTGCCGTTTTGCGTGGTGCTGGGGAACCACGACGCCGAGCAGGATCTCACACGCGCGGAGATCGGCCGCATCGTCACCTCGTATGCCGGCACGCTCAATACGCTCGGCGCCGGGGGCGAACTGGCCGACGTGGTGCTGGAGATCGCCGGGACGAAGAAACCTGCGGCGTTGCTCTACTGCCTCGATTCGCACGATTATTCAACAATCCCGTCTATCGACGGCTACGGTTGGTTTACTCAGGAGCAGGTGGGCTGGTTCCGCGCCCGCAGCGCCGCCTATACCGCGGCCAACGGCGGGAAGCCGCTGCCGGCGCTGGCGTTTTTCCATATCGCCCTGCCCGAATACGTCGCTGCATGGCGGAACCCCGACAATACGCATGTCGGCCGTGCCGCCGAGGATGAATGCCCCGGGGCGCTGAACCCCGGCATGTTCGCCGCGATGGTCGAGTGCGGCGATGTGATGGGCACCTTCGTGGGACACGACCACGACATCGACTATGTGGTGGCCGAGAAGGGCATCGCTCTGGGTTACGGCCGTTTTTCGGGCGACGATACGACCTACAACAACCTGCGGCCGGGGGTGCGCATCCTTGTGCTGACCGAGGGCGAGCGAGGCTTCGAGACGTGGATACACGAGCGCGACGGCCGGATCGCAGACCATGTGGAATTCCGCGGCGGGAAAGTCGCGAAAGTCGGAAATAACAACTGA